One stretch of Mycolicibacterium fallax DNA includes these proteins:
- a CDS encoding protein kinase domain-containing protein — protein sequence MSPRVGVTLSGRYRLQRLIATGGMGQVWEAVDSRLGRRVAVKVLKAEYSSDPEFVERFRSEARTVAMLNHPGIASVHDYGETDMDGEGRTAYLVMELVNGEPLNSVLKRTGRLSLRHALDMLEQTGRALQVAHTAGLVHRDVKPGNIMITPTGQVKLTDFGIAKAVDAAPVTQTGMVMGTAQYIAPEQALGHDATPASDVYSLGVVGYEALSGRRPFTGDGALTVAMKHIKEPPPPLPSDLPPNVRELIEITMSKNPGSRFRSGGQFGDAVAAVRAGRRPPRPNTNPTLGRATPSTIPGSGANRPVAPAEPRSAATAMRPRSGAGSHRPAPPRRSFSSGQRALLWAAGVLGTLAIIIAVVILVNHGNKTETPRQTITNTVTPPPQTAEPVPAEPSGWTQRQLPGHSVSEQQRFLATAILLLPTASDEIPT from the coding sequence ATGAGCCCCCGGGTAGGAGTGACGCTCTCCGGCCGGTACCGGCTGCAGCGGCTGATCGCCACCGGCGGCATGGGCCAGGTCTGGGAGGCGGTCGACAGCCGACTGGGCCGCCGTGTCGCCGTCAAGGTCCTCAAGGCCGAATACTCCTCGGACCCCGAGTTCGTGGAGCGGTTCCGGTCGGAGGCACGCACCGTCGCCATGCTGAACCACCCGGGCATCGCCAGCGTGCACGACTACGGCGAGACCGACATGGACGGCGAGGGCCGCACCGCCTACCTGGTGATGGAACTGGTCAACGGTGAACCGCTGAACTCGGTGCTCAAGCGCACCGGCCGGTTGTCGCTGCGGCACGCCCTGGACATGCTGGAGCAGACCGGCCGGGCGCTGCAGGTCGCGCACACCGCCGGGCTGGTGCACCGCGATGTCAAACCCGGCAACATCATGATCACCCCCACCGGCCAGGTGAAGCTGACCGACTTCGGCATCGCCAAGGCCGTCGACGCCGCCCCGGTCACCCAGACCGGCATGGTGATGGGCACCGCCCAGTACATCGCCCCCGAGCAGGCGCTCGGGCACGATGCCACCCCGGCCTCCGATGTGTACTCCCTCGGCGTGGTCGGCTACGAGGCGCTGTCGGGTCGTCGCCCGTTCACCGGCGACGGCGCGCTGACGGTGGCGATGAAGCACATCAAGGAGCCACCGCCGCCGCTGCCGTCGGACCTGCCGCCCAATGTGCGCGAGCTCATCGAGATCACCATGAGCAAGAACCCCGGCTCCCGGTTCCGCAGCGGCGGCCAGTTCGGCGACGCCGTCGCCGCCGTGCGGGCCGGACGCCGTCCGCCCCGACCGAACACCAACCCGACGCTGGGCCGGGCAACCCCGTCCACCATCCCCGGCAGCGGTGCGAACCGGCCGGTCGCACCCGCCGAACCACGCAGCGCCGCCACCGCAATGCGGCCGCGTTCCGGCGCAGGCAGTCATCGACCGGCGCCGCCGCGGCGCAGCTTCTCCTCCGGACAGCGGGCCCTGCTGTGGGCCGCCGGGGTGCTCGGCACGCTGGCGATCATCATCGCGGTGGTGATCCTGGTCAACCACGGAAACAAGACCGAGACGCCGCGCCAGACCATCACCAACACCGTGACCCCGCCCCCGCAAACCGCCGAGCCGGTCCCCGCAGAGCCGTCCGGTTGGACTCAGCGGCAACTGCCGGGTCATTCTGTGAGCGAGCAGCAGCGCTTCCTGGCGACCGCCATACTGCTGCTGCCAACTGCAAGCGACGAGATACCGACATGA
- a CDS encoding FHA domain-containing protein FhaB/FipA codes for MQGIVLQLSRAGFLLLLWVFIWSVLRVLRTDLYAPSGSVMARRGLALRGALLPTRQRRNVARYLVVTDGALAGTRIKLGIQPVLIGRADDSNLVLTDDYASTRHARLSQRGSEWYVEDLGSTNGTYLDRAKVTTAVRVPLGTPVRIGKTAIELRP; via the coding sequence ATGCAGGGAATCGTGCTGCAGCTGTCGCGTGCCGGTTTCCTGTTGCTGTTGTGGGTCTTCATCTGGTCGGTGCTGCGCGTGCTGCGGACCGATCTCTACGCGCCGAGCGGTTCGGTGATGGCGCGTCGCGGCCTGGCGCTGCGCGGTGCGCTGTTGCCGACCCGGCAGCGTCGCAACGTGGCGCGCTACCTGGTGGTGACCGACGGCGCGCTGGCCGGCACCCGAATCAAGCTCGGCATCCAACCTGTGCTCATCGGTCGCGCCGACGACTCCAATCTCGTACTCACCGACGACTACGCGTCGACACGGCACGCGCGGCTCTCACAACGCGGATCGGAGTGGTACGTGGAGGACTTAGGATCGACCAACGGTACTTACCTTGACAGGGCGAAGGTGACGACGGCGGTACGAGTTCCCCTAGGCACACCGGTGCGAATCGGCAAGACAGCGATCGAGCTGCGCCCGTGA
- a CDS encoding PP2C family protein-serine/threonine phosphatase: protein MTLVLRYAARSDRGLVRSNNEDSVYAGARLLALADGMGGHAAGEVASQLVIAGIAHLDDDEPGGDLLSKLDDAVHQGNAAIAEHVEAEPELDGMGTTLTAILFAGNRLGLVHIGDSRGYLLRDGELTQITKDDTFVQTLVDEGRITAEEAHSHPQRSLIMRALTGHEVEPTLIMREARVGDRYLLCSDGLSDPVSQETIHEALQLPDVTAAADRLIELALRGGGPDNVTVVVADVVDDDFAGQTQPILAGAVSGIDEASAPPNTAAGRASAINQRQPPAPRPEPQPEPSPPRKPRGRRRLTIAAILIVLLVLAAIATTGIIRSNYYVASHQDTVSIMRGVPGSILGISLQSPHFQGCLNERGELSQISYGDDAPGCRLMRMQDLRPSERNQVSQGLPTGTLDDAIRQLHQLADTSLLPLCPVPAPRKQAPKPPAPGPATSATAPTPSASPTDSATPTTSAPPAPATTTAPPAPGNRPDTAADDTELPEAPSATPVPHGPKVTTPAPAPTTAAPVPGTDCREAA from the coding sequence GTGACACTGGTCTTGCGATACGCCGCGCGCTCCGACCGCGGCCTGGTCCGATCCAACAACGAGGATTCGGTGTACGCCGGTGCCCGGCTGCTTGCGCTCGCCGACGGCATGGGCGGCCACGCCGCCGGCGAGGTGGCCTCCCAGCTGGTCATCGCCGGCATCGCCCACCTCGACGACGACGAGCCCGGTGGCGACCTGCTGTCCAAGCTCGACGACGCCGTCCACCAGGGCAACGCGGCGATCGCCGAGCACGTGGAGGCCGAACCCGAGCTCGACGGCATGGGCACCACGCTGACGGCGATCCTGTTCGCCGGCAACCGGCTGGGTCTGGTGCACATCGGTGACTCCCGCGGCTACCTGCTGCGCGACGGTGAACTGACCCAGATCACCAAGGACGACACCTTCGTGCAGACCCTCGTCGACGAGGGTCGGATCACCGCCGAGGAGGCGCACAGCCATCCCCAGCGTTCGCTGATCATGCGGGCGCTGACCGGCCACGAGGTCGAGCCCACCCTGATCATGCGGGAGGCCCGGGTCGGCGACCGCTACCTGCTGTGCTCGGACGGCCTGTCCGATCCGGTCAGCCAGGAGACCATCCACGAGGCCCTACAGCTCCCCGACGTCACCGCCGCGGCCGACCGGCTGATCGAGCTGGCGCTGCGCGGCGGTGGCCCCGACAACGTCACCGTGGTGGTCGCCGACGTCGTCGACGACGACTTCGCCGGCCAGACCCAACCGATCCTCGCCGGGGCCGTTTCCGGCATCGACGAGGCGTCGGCGCCACCGAACACCGCCGCCGGGCGGGCGTCGGCGATCAACCAACGCCAGCCACCGGCCCCGCGCCCCGAACCCCAACCCGAGCCGTCCCCGCCGCGCAAGCCACGGGGACGGCGTCGGCTTACCATCGCCGCGATCCTGATCGTGCTGCTGGTTCTCGCCGCCATCGCCACCACCGGCATCATCCGCAGCAACTACTACGTGGCGTCCCACCAGGACACCGTGTCGATCATGCGCGGTGTGCCCGGGTCGATCCTCGGTATCTCGCTGCAGTCCCCGCACTTCCAGGGCTGCCTCAACGAGCGCGGGGAGCTGTCCCAGATCAGCTACGGCGACGACGCCCCGGGCTGCCGGCTGATGCGCATGCAGGACCTGCGCCCGTCCGAACGCAACCAGGTCAGCCAGGGTCTGCCCACCGGAACCCTCGACGACGCGATCCGTCAGCTGCACCAGCTGGCCGACACCTCGCTGCTGCCGCTGTGCCCGGTGCCCGCCCCCCGAAAGCAAGCACCGAAGCCGCCCGCGCCGGGCCCGGCCACCAGCGCCACCGCCCCTACCCCGTCGGCCAGCCCGACGGATTCGGCCACCCCGACCACGTCGGCGCCGCCCGCCCCGGCGACCACGACCGCTCCCCCAGCGCCCGGCAACCGTCCGGACACCGCGGCCGACGACACCGAACTCCCCGAGGCGCCATCGGCGACCCCGGTGCCGCACGGACCCAAGGTGACGACGCCGGCTCCGGCTCCGACCACCGCGGCACCGGTACCGGGCACCGACTGCCGGGAAGCGGCGTGA
- the pknB gene encoding Stk1 family PASTA domain-containing Ser/Thr kinase, protein MTTPQHLSGRYELGEILGFGGMSEVHLARDTRLHRDVAVKVLRADLARDPSFYLRFRREAQNAAALNHPAIVAVYDTGEAETSAGPLPYIVMEYVDGVTLRDIVHTEGPIAPQRAIEIIADACQALNFSHQHGIIHRDVKPANIMISKNKAVKVMDFGIARALADSSSVTQTAAVIGTAQYLSPEQARGEPVDARSDVYSLGCVLYEILTGEPPFVGDTPVAVAYQHVREDPVPPSHRLPGLSPFLDAVVLKALAKNPENRYQSAAEMRADLIRVHSGHAPEAPKVLTDAERSSILSAPSQAAPLSRTGERTDELPRVSGDRPPVARWLIAVAVLAVLTVVVTIALNVFGGNVRDVQVPDVRGQASADAVATLSNLGFNPRTQQQPDSEVPPDHVIKTDPPANSNAGAGDDITVKISTGPEQRELPTVASLTYDQAVQKLKSAGFTRFKQTPSPSTPELKDHVVGTVPPAGQTSAITNEITVIVGTGPATKEVPLLRGQTVELAEKNLTVYGFTRTTQVPVDNTAPAGQIVGTNPPTGAVVPMDTVIELQVSRGNQFTMPDLSGMFWTDAEPRLRALGWTGMLDKGGDVRDSGQKSNAVVVQSPPAGSGVNFGSSITLSFAA, encoded by the coding sequence ATGACAACCCCACAGCATCTGTCCGGCCGCTACGAGCTCGGCGAGATCCTCGGATTCGGCGGGATGTCCGAGGTCCACCTGGCCCGCGACACCCGCCTGCACCGTGACGTCGCCGTCAAGGTGCTGCGCGCCGACCTGGCCCGCGACCCGAGCTTCTACCTGCGGTTCCGTCGCGAGGCGCAGAATGCCGCGGCGCTGAACCACCCGGCAATCGTCGCGGTCTACGACACCGGCGAGGCCGAGACCTCCGCGGGGCCGCTGCCCTACATCGTCATGGAGTACGTCGACGGGGTAACCCTGCGCGACATCGTGCACACCGAGGGCCCGATCGCCCCGCAACGTGCCATCGAGATCATCGCCGACGCCTGCCAGGCGCTGAACTTCAGCCACCAGCACGGCATCATCCACCGTGACGTCAAGCCGGCCAACATCATGATCAGCAAGAACAAAGCGGTCAAGGTGATGGACTTCGGCATCGCGCGGGCCCTTGCCGATTCCAGCAGCGTCACCCAGACGGCCGCGGTGATCGGCACCGCCCAGTACCTGTCGCCCGAGCAGGCCCGCGGTGAGCCCGTCGACGCCCGCTCGGACGTGTACTCGCTGGGCTGCGTGCTCTACGAGATCCTCACCGGCGAGCCGCCGTTCGTCGGTGACACCCCGGTTGCGGTCGCCTACCAGCACGTTCGGGAGGATCCGGTGCCGCCGTCGCACCGGCTGCCCGGGCTGTCGCCGTTCCTGGACGCGGTGGTGCTCAAGGCGCTGGCGAAGAACCCGGAGAACCGGTACCAGAGCGCCGCGGAGATGCGCGCGGACCTGATCCGGGTGCACAGCGGGCATGCGCCGGAGGCCCCGAAGGTGCTGACCGACGCCGAACGCTCATCGATCCTGTCCGCGCCGTCGCAGGCCGCGCCGTTGTCGCGCACCGGTGAGCGCACCGATGAACTGCCCCGGGTTTCCGGCGATCGCCCGCCGGTGGCCCGCTGGCTGATCGCGGTGGCGGTGCTGGCGGTGCTGACCGTCGTCGTCACCATCGCGCTGAACGTCTTCGGCGGCAACGTCCGCGACGTCCAGGTGCCCGACGTGCGGGGGCAGGCATCGGCCGACGCCGTCGCCACGCTGTCGAACCTCGGGTTCAATCCCCGCACCCAGCAGCAGCCGGACTCCGAGGTCCCGCCGGACCACGTCATCAAGACCGATCCGCCGGCCAACAGCAACGCCGGGGCGGGCGACGACATCACCGTCAAGATCTCCACCGGGCCCGAGCAGCGTGAGCTGCCCACCGTCGCATCGCTGACCTACGACCAGGCCGTGCAGAAGCTGAAGTCGGCTGGGTTCACCCGGTTCAAGCAGACCCCGTCCCCCTCAACACCCGAACTCAAGGATCACGTGGTGGGCACCGTGCCGCCGGCCGGGCAGACCTCCGCGATCACCAACGAGATCACCGTGATCGTCGGGACCGGCCCGGCCACCAAGGAGGTGCCGTTGCTGCGCGGTCAGACGGTGGAGCTGGCGGAGAAGAACCTCACCGTCTACGGCTTCACCCGCACCACGCAGGTGCCGGTGGACAACACCGCTCCGGCCGGCCAGATCGTCGGCACCAATCCGCCGACCGGCGCCGTGGTCCCGATGGACACCGTGATCGAGTTGCAGGTCTCCCGGGGCAACCAGTTCACCATGCCGGATCTGTCCGGGATGTTCTGGACCGATGCCGAACCGCGGCTGCGGGCACTGGGCTGGACCGGCATGCTGGACAAGGGCGGCGATGTCCGCGACAGCGGGCAGAAGAGCAACGCCGTGGTCGTGCAGAGTCCGCCGGCGGGCTCCGGGGTGAACTTCGGCAGCAGCATCACGCTGAGTTTCGCCGCCTGA
- the pbpA gene encoding D,D-transpeptidase PbpA: MNTSLRRVAMSIMVLIVLLLLNATFTQVFTADGLRADPRNQRVLLDEYSRQRGQISAGGQLLAYSEATNGRYRFLRVYPEPEVYAPVTGFYSLRYASAGLERAEDPILNGSDQRLFGQRLTDFFTGRDPRGGNVDTTLVPRVQRAAFDAMAEGCDNGPCRGAVVALEPATGKILAMVSAPSYNPNRLASHNSDEQAAAWAELNPAPAPNAPRSPLTNRAISETYPPGSTFKVLVTAAALEAGVSPDDQLTSQASIPLPDSSAHLENFGGTPCGPTPTTSLRDAFARSCNTAFVQLGTRVGADALRQTATAFGLDSPTDPIPLQVEPSTIGPLPDAAALAMSSIGQKDVALTPLQNAQVAAAVANGGMMMRPYLVAGLKGPNLANLDTTAPSEQRRAVSPEIATKLTDLMVAAEQYTQQTGAIPGVRIASKTGTAEHGTDPRNTPPHAWYIAFAPAEAPKVAVAVVVENGGERLSATGGAVAAPIGRAVIGAALQGGTP; this comes from the coding sequence ATGAACACCTCGCTGCGCCGGGTCGCCATGTCGATCATGGTCCTGATCGTGTTGCTGCTGCTCAACGCCACCTTCACCCAGGTGTTCACCGCCGACGGTTTGCGCGCGGATCCCCGCAATCAGCGGGTGCTGCTCGACGAGTACTCCCGCCAGCGCGGCCAGATCTCCGCTGGCGGGCAACTGCTGGCGTATTCCGAGGCCACCAACGGCCGGTACCGCTTCCTGCGGGTCTATCCGGAGCCGGAGGTCTACGCCCCGGTCACCGGGTTCTACTCGCTGCGCTACGCCAGCGCCGGGCTGGAGCGGGCCGAAGACCCCATCCTCAACGGCTCCGACCAGCGGCTGTTCGGCCAGCGGCTGACCGACTTCTTCACCGGTCGCGATCCCCGCGGCGGCAACGTCGACACCACCCTGGTGCCGCGGGTCCAGCGCGCCGCGTTCGACGCCATGGCCGAGGGCTGCGACAACGGGCCGTGCCGCGGGGCGGTGGTGGCCCTGGAGCCGGCCACCGGCAAGATCCTGGCGATGGTGTCCGCGCCGTCGTACAACCCCAATCGGCTGGCCTCCCACAACAGCGACGAGCAGGCGGCCGCCTGGGCCGAACTCAATCCTGCGCCGGCCCCGAATGCCCCGCGTTCGCCGCTGACCAACCGGGCCATCTCCGAGACCTACCCGCCCGGCTCGACCTTCAAGGTGCTGGTCACCGCGGCGGCGCTGGAGGCTGGCGTCTCCCCCGACGACCAGCTCACCTCGCAGGCGTCGATCCCGCTGCCCGACAGCAGCGCGCACCTGGAGAACTTCGGCGGCACCCCGTGCGGCCCGACCCCGACGACCTCGCTGCGCGACGCCTTCGCCCGGTCCTGCAATACCGCGTTCGTGCAGTTGGGTACCCGGGTCGGCGCGGACGCGCTGCGCCAGACCGCGACCGCATTCGGGCTGGACTCCCCCACCGATCCGATTCCACTGCAGGTTGAGCCGTCGACGATCGGCCCGCTGCCCGACGCGGCCGCGCTGGCGATGTCGAGCATCGGGCAAAAGGACGTCGCCCTGACCCCGCTGCAGAACGCCCAGGTGGCCGCCGCGGTGGCTAACGGCGGGATGATGATGCGGCCGTATCTGGTCGCCGGGCTCAAGGGCCCGAACCTGGCAAATCTCGACACCACCGCCCCCAGCGAGCAGCGGCGTGCGGTGTCTCCGGAGATCGCGACTAAGCTAACGGATTTGATGGTCGCGGCCGAACAGTACACCCAGCAAACCGGGGCAATCCCGGGGGTCCGGATCGCGTCCAAGACCGGCACCGCCGAACACGGGACGGACCCGCGAAACACCCCGCCGCACGCGTGGTACATCGCGTTCGCCCCGGCCGAGGCACCCAAGGTGGCGGTCGCGGTGGTGGTGGAAAACGGCGGCGAACGCCTGTCGGCGACCGGGGGAGCGGTCGCCGCACCGATCGGTCGCGCGGTAATCGGCGCGGCATTGCAGGGAGGAACGCCATGA
- a CDS encoding FtsW/RodA/SpoVE family cell cycle protein, with product MTTTEPQQPVAVVEPQPNRRNTEFALLCFAALLTALALLIVELNQDQGLSPDLISYPLAFLVLFAAAHVAIRRFAPYADPILLSVVAVLNGLGLVMIHRLDLANRSAEISGPGAGQQMLWTLVGVAGFIAVLILLPDHRQLARYGYVCGLAGLILLVIPALLPKAYSEQNGAKIWIQFPGFSIQPAEFSKILLLIFFSAVLVAKRNMFTSAGQHVLGMDLPRPRDLAPLLAAWILSVGVMVLEKDLGTSLLLYASFLVLVYIATDRLSWVVLGLTLFAAGSVLAYHLFGHVRVRVQTWWDPFADPDGAGYQMVQSLFSFATGGVFGTGLGNGQPNTVPAASTDFIIAAVGEELGLVGLAGVLMLYTILIVRGLRTAIAVRDSFGKLLAAGLAATLGIQLFIVVGGVTKLIPLTGLTTPWMSYGGSSLVANYLLLALLVRISHAARRPLVTQPRKSQTPIAAARTEVMDKL from the coding sequence GTGACGACGACCGAACCGCAGCAGCCGGTGGCCGTGGTCGAGCCACAGCCGAACCGGCGCAACACCGAGTTCGCGCTGTTGTGCTTCGCCGCCCTGCTCACCGCGTTGGCCCTGCTGATCGTCGAGCTCAACCAGGACCAGGGCCTGTCCCCCGACCTGATCAGCTACCCGCTGGCGTTCCTGGTGCTGTTCGCCGCGGCGCACGTCGCGATCCGCCGCTTCGCCCCCTACGCCGACCCGATCCTGCTGTCCGTCGTGGCCGTCCTCAACGGGCTGGGCCTGGTGATGATTCACCGGCTCGACCTGGCCAACCGCTCCGCCGAAATCAGCGGGCCCGGCGCCGGCCAGCAGATGCTCTGGACGTTGGTCGGGGTGGCCGGCTTCATCGCCGTGCTGATCCTGCTGCCCGACCACCGCCAGCTGGCCCGCTACGGCTACGTCTGCGGCCTGGCCGGTCTGATCCTGCTGGTCATCCCGGCGTTGCTGCCGAAGGCGTACTCCGAGCAGAACGGCGCCAAAATCTGGATCCAGTTCCCCGGCTTCTCCATCCAGCCGGCGGAGTTCTCGAAAATCCTGCTGCTGATCTTTTTCTCCGCGGTCCTGGTCGCCAAACGCAACATGTTCACCAGCGCCGGGCAACATGTGCTGGGCATGGACCTGCCGCGGCCCCGCGACCTGGCCCCGCTGCTGGCGGCCTGGATCCTGTCCGTCGGGGTGATGGTGCTGGAGAAGGACCTGGGCACCTCACTGCTGCTGTATGCGTCGTTCCTGGTGCTGGTCTACATCGCCACCGACCGGCTCAGCTGGGTGGTGCTGGGACTGACCCTGTTCGCCGCCGGCTCGGTGCTGGCCTACCACCTGTTCGGGCACGTCCGGGTCCGGGTCCAGACCTGGTGGGACCCGTTCGCCGACCCCGACGGCGCCGGCTACCAGATGGTGCAGTCACTGTTCAGCTTCGCCACCGGCGGCGTGTTCGGCACCGGCCTGGGCAACGGCCAACCCAACACCGTGCCCGCCGCGTCCACCGACTTCATCATCGCCGCCGTCGGCGAGGAACTCGGCCTGGTCGGACTGGCCGGGGTGCTGATGCTCTACACCATCCTGATCGTGCGCGGCCTGCGCACCGCCATCGCGGTCCGGGACAGCTTCGGCAAGCTGCTGGCCGCCGGGCTGGCCGCCACCCTGGGCATCCAGCTGTTCATCGTCGTCGGCGGCGTCACCAAGCTGATCCCGTTGACCGGCCTGACCACCCCGTGGATGTCCTACGGCGGCTCCTCGCTGGTCGCCAACTACCTGCTGCTGGCGCTGCTGGTGCGGATCTCGCACGCGGCGCGACGCCCGCTGGTCACCCAGCCGCGCAAGTCGCAGACGCCGATCGCGGCGGCCCGCACCGAGGTGATGGACAAGCTATGA